In Rhodococcus oxybenzonivorans, the following proteins share a genomic window:
- a CDS encoding C40 family peptidase: MDFASIIIGVAVAGASAAQGGGVDPAITDSVTSVAQELPPALAQYVPNPQPYLADAARAVQQAQEQLPAEWQAEIENAIPPEVQDAAAGAREQLSPEAQGLIPEVVLPAPSPEPGPAGGVANPAGPAAQAPSSTPQQETNPLVLPPAVSGAPTTAAGIPSLTRMLAPTAVSDLTFDPRFPRNLELARAVIEAAMRAIGLPYQWGGGLLTGPSMGDGTGGTTAGYDCSGLTRFAYYIGTGGTKILPRTSQEQFRAGQQITMTQAQQGDLLFGNWQADGANHVAIYLGGGKMLEAPQTGQLVQISAVRPDMIPARFL, from the coding sequence ATGGATTTCGCATCGATCATCATCGGCGTCGCAGTGGCCGGCGCATCAGCTGCCCAGGGCGGCGGAGTGGACCCCGCGATCACCGACAGCGTCACGTCGGTCGCACAGGAACTACCGCCAGCTCTCGCCCAGTATGTCCCGAACCCGCAGCCCTACCTCGCCGACGCGGCCCGGGCAGTGCAGCAGGCGCAGGAGCAGTTGCCCGCCGAGTGGCAAGCCGAGATCGAGAACGCCATTCCACCGGAAGTCCAGGATGCCGCTGCGGGCGCCAGGGAACAGCTCTCGCCCGAGGCCCAGGGCCTGATTCCCGAGGTGGTCCTGCCCGCCCCTAGCCCGGAACCCGGACCCGCCGGCGGTGTCGCCAACCCGGCAGGACCCGCAGCTCAGGCACCGTCATCGACTCCGCAGCAGGAGACGAATCCGTTAGTTCTGCCTCCTGCCGTCAGTGGGGCACCCACCACTGCGGCCGGCATCCCCTCCCTGACAAGAATGCTCGCCCCGACCGCAGTCAGTGATTTGACCTTCGACCCCCGCTTTCCCCGCAACCTCGAGCTCGCGCGTGCGGTCATCGAAGCGGCGATGCGCGCGATCGGACTGCCCTACCAATGGGGCGGAGGCCTTCTCACCGGACCGTCGATGGGCGACGGCACCGGAGGAACTACCGCCGGCTACGACTGCTCGGGGCTTACGCGTTTCGCCTACTACATCGGCACCGGCGGCACGAAGATTTTGCCCCGCACCTCACAGGAACAGTTCCGGGCAGGCCAGCAGATCACCATGACCCAAGCCCAGCAGGGTGACCTGCTTTTCGGGAACTGGCAGGCAGACGGAGCCAACCACGTCGCGATCTACCTCGGCGGCGGAAAAATGCTTGAAGCACCGCAGACCGGCCAGCTGGTTCAGATCAGCGCCGTCCGCCCGGACATGATCCCCGCCCGCTTCCTGTGA
- a CDS encoding alpha/beta fold hydrolase has translation MRTPSDRPYLVLTADGTSLAVGEFGVRTAPVTVIFAHGFCLHMDAWAPQRAYLAEVWRKRARLVFFDHRGHGGSGAADTDSYTISQLGRDLDAVIRTVAPKGPIVLVGHSMGGMAVMSYVAHHQEAAAAQIVGVGLISTAVGNVASAGIGRALNTPAVTLLRTASAHAPGLVARSWNLSRRILSPVVGATCPLAPSASVRAAVTSYGMVHATPIATVAAFLRDLRIYDASPALDVLAKVPASIICGTRDRVTPIGHSERLAAALPLAELIPVSGARHMVGLERPDVVSESLNRLLGRAVGRREQDTTRRSKSDLVGA, from the coding sequence ATGAGGACCCCCAGCGATCGCCCATACCTCGTCCTCACCGCCGACGGCACCTCTCTTGCGGTTGGTGAGTTCGGAGTCCGGACGGCGCCGGTCACTGTGATTTTCGCGCACGGATTCTGTCTCCACATGGACGCGTGGGCACCGCAACGGGCCTACCTGGCCGAGGTCTGGCGCAAGCGTGCCCGGTTGGTGTTCTTCGATCACCGCGGCCATGGTGGATCCGGCGCGGCTGACACCGACAGTTACACGATCAGCCAGCTTGGACGGGACCTGGATGCGGTGATTCGCACGGTGGCGCCAAAGGGGCCGATTGTCCTCGTCGGGCACTCGATGGGTGGAATGGCCGTGATGTCCTACGTGGCCCATCACCAAGAGGCCGCGGCCGCGCAAATCGTGGGAGTCGGGTTGATCTCGACCGCCGTCGGCAATGTCGCCAGCGCCGGCATCGGGCGCGCTCTGAATACGCCGGCGGTGACGTTGCTGCGGACGGCATCAGCTCACGCCCCAGGGCTCGTCGCGCGCAGCTGGAATCTCTCACGTCGCATCTTGTCGCCAGTGGTCGGCGCAACTTGCCCCCTTGCTCCGAGCGCAAGTGTCCGTGCCGCCGTCACGTCCTACGGGATGGTCCACGCGACTCCGATCGCCACCGTGGCCGCCTTCCTGCGTGATCTGCGGATATACGACGCTTCCCCGGCGCTCGACGTGCTTGCGAAGGTGCCGGCGTCGATCATCTGTGGAACCCGGGACAGGGTGACCCCGATCGGGCACTCAGAGCGACTCGCCGCGGCTCTTCCCCTCGCCGAACTGATCCCAGTGAGCGGAGCGCGGCACATGGTCGGTCTTGAGCGCCCCGATGTGGTGAGCGAAAGTCTCAATCGACTGCTCGGCCGCGCGGTAGGGCGCCGCGAACAGGACACCACCCGCAGATCCAAATCCGACCTCGTCGGGGCATGA
- a CDS encoding DUF4238 domain-containing protein — MYVSRWQSAGASSRLIRMTDIDTHETELRNPDSLANAPWFYRISGDDVDSEDVPDLWFEIHMSRVENDAKRWLAALDDLPNGRLLDRELITDLAVFVGLQSQRTVRRRQGELDIDSGIRRFGAREVIGSPEVLPRVCVATGRRYDPARHDALADEIAAELLSRPLVSSAENGAQARAIESTIGLWRNSVVPHLLIQRSWWLYSTNIPLATCDEPVIYLGATQGRDSPEAYALGSAPLLAFPIGPNRLLILAGAAYHPAQPFELDDSDTAAVNFEVAAAAMRYVYERDGSDIARNITVPRRPAFDPQKAETFWESVHPPTRWSPGAGPDWPLQRWSLA; from the coding sequence ATGTACGTAAGCCGATGGCAGTCTGCCGGCGCTTCCTCAAGGCTGATTCGAATGACAGATATAGACACCCATGAAACTGAGCTCCGGAATCCGGATTCGCTCGCGAACGCGCCGTGGTTCTACCGGATTTCCGGTGATGACGTCGACTCGGAGGATGTCCCTGACCTGTGGTTCGAGATTCACATGTCGCGCGTGGAGAACGACGCCAAGCGGTGGCTCGCCGCACTCGATGATTTGCCTAATGGTCGACTGCTGGACCGAGAGTTGATTACAGACTTGGCCGTCTTCGTCGGTCTACAAAGTCAACGCACTGTGCGGCGACGCCAGGGAGAACTGGACATCGATTCAGGTATCAGGCGATTTGGAGCGCGCGAGGTGATCGGCTCACCGGAAGTGTTGCCCCGCGTCTGCGTGGCGACTGGTCGGCGATACGACCCCGCTCGACATGACGCATTGGCTGACGAGATCGCCGCCGAACTGCTCAGCCGCCCGCTTGTCAGTTCCGCCGAGAACGGAGCACAAGCCCGCGCCATCGAGAGCACAATTGGCCTCTGGCGCAACTCGGTAGTACCCCACCTTTTGATCCAGCGGTCCTGGTGGTTGTATTCAACGAACATACCCCTCGCCACCTGCGATGAGCCGGTGATCTATCTCGGGGCGACACAGGGTCGGGACTCACCTGAGGCGTACGCCCTGGGAAGTGCACCCCTGCTGGCGTTCCCGATCGGTCCAAATCGACTCCTGATTCTCGCAGGTGCGGCCTACCATCCAGCCCAACCATTCGAACTCGACGACTCCGATACCGCTGCGGTCAACTTCGAGGTAGCGGCCGCGGCCATGCGGTATGTCTACGAGCGAGATGGGAGCGACATCGCGAGAAATATAACCGTCCCCAGACGCCCAGCGTTCGACCCGCAGAAGGCTGAAACCTTCTGGGAGTCGGTCCATCCACCCACGCGGTGGTCACCCGGTGCCGGACCTGATTGGCCACTACAGCGTTGGTCTCTCGCCTGA